The genomic segment CGAATCCGGGAGCACCGTGGCAAAACTGCATCAGCATGCGCGGTGTTTTTCCTGCCGGATAATGGAGCTGAGGACGCCAGCTGGCGTATTTTCCTTCCCAGGTTGCAGTGCGCTGGATAGTGTTGGTGATGCATTGTTCCCAATCCAGCCATTCCTGCGGCGCGAGCAGTTGGCATCCGCCGATCAGCGGCGACGCCGTGGCGACGAAGCCATGCACTGCGTCCAGATACCGGCTGGTCTGTCCGTACATGTCTTGGGTCCAATAATGGCATTGATATTTTTCCGACCAGAGCAGTTGCGACCATAACTTGCGCGCGCTGGCGCGAAACAGATCGGCCCAGCGCGGCTCCGCTGTTTTTTCGTAGAGAAATAGCGCGGCAAGCAGCGTGCCGGGTGCACCCCACATCAATTCTCTGCTGGGATTGTCCAGATTGGACTGAATCGCATTTGCCAGTTGCACAGCTATTTCTTCATTTGGATCGAGCCAGTATGCGAGAAGCAGAATACCGGTGTCGCCCATCATGTAGGAGTTGAAGTCGAGCTTGTTCTCCGGTGACAGCCACTCACGGTTGCGCGATAGCAGGGCTTGGATCTCGGTGTTGTAGGAAAGAGTCGGCGCCACAGCACCTACGGCATGAAGATATTGCAAGGCCCAGATGACGCCGCAAGCGCCAAAATAAAGCGAGTATGCTGGCTTGGTGTCGCCGCCTTCGATATCAAGCGCATGCATCGGCCAATAGGTAGAAGGTGAGAAGGCAGCCTCTGTTTCTTGCACGATCCGGTGAATCATTTTGCGTGCGCGGTCTTCATTCCATTCGATGGATTCAAGATGGGCGTGGCGAGTCGGGTCGAATAGCACTTGCATCTTTCCGTTCTGGGAAGTTGGCAGTTAGCAGGAAACGGCAAAGTCTCGCCGGTATTTGATAAATCCGCGCTTGCTATCGCCGCGAAAGCCCATTTTATCGAAGAAGCGGTGCGCATCGCTTCTGGAGGTGGAACTGAGCAGCATGATTTTTGAACAGTCGTGGCTCTCACAAAAGCGCTCTATTGCCTTGACCAATATTTCACCCACTCCGCGTCCTCTGGAACTGTCGTGCACCACGATATTTTCCACTACTGCAAATGGCTGCATGTTGTACATGACATCGCTGCACAGGGCAACCAGCGCGGTGGCGTTGACTTCGCCGTCGATGTCGCAAACAAGCAGCGCGGCTCTCGGATCGCCTGCAATTTGCTTGATGCGCTTGCCCGACACGGTGATATCTTGGTCGGGAACGAGCTGGCGGTATAGCGCTTCAATTTTTCCTGCATCGTTT from the Collimonas arenae genome contains:
- a CDS encoding GNAT family N-acetyltransferase; amino-acid sequence: MLQTVIKYCQKKTNRLPRCAPISFQITQIAMHADQRIEVRHARANDAGKIEALYRQLVPDQDITVSGKRIKQIAGDPRAALLVCDIDGEVNATALVALCSDVMYNMQPFAVVENIVVHDSSRGRGVGEILVKAIERFCESHDCSKIMLLSSTSRSDAHRFFDKMGFRGDSKRGFIKYRRDFAVSC
- a CDS encoding lanthionine synthetase C family protein, with protein sequence MQVLFDPTRHAHLESIEWNEDRARKMIHRIVQETEAAFSPSTYWPMHALDIEGGDTKPAYSLYFGACGVIWALQYLHAVGAVAPTLSYNTEIQALLSRNREWLSPENKLDFNSYMMGDTGILLLAYWLDPNEEIAVQLANAIQSNLDNPSRELMWGAPGTLLAALFLYEKTAEPRWADLFRASARKLWSQLLWSEKYQCHYWTQDMYGQTSRYLDAVHGFVATASPLIGGCQLLAPQEWLDWEQCITNTIQRTATWEGKYASWRPQLHYPAGKTPRMLMQFCHGAPGFVICLADMPGTALDDLLIAGGEATWAAGPLAKGSNLCHGTGGNGYAFLKLYQRTGEAIWLERARAFAMHGIAQTERDRTQYGQMRYSLWTGDPGFAIFLWDCIQGSATFPSLDVFFPDEMAGNH